Genomic segment of Eremothecium sinecaudum strain ATCC 58844 chromosome VIII, complete sequence:
ACATCAGAAAGTGAAATACACTTAGCATTTAGCTCCGGGAAAACCTGTTTACATAACTGTTCGTCGCCTTCTTCGCCAGGAGGGATTAGAACTTCCACAGGAAGGGTAGTACCTAACTTTCTTAGCATTTTAATCATCACCAATGACAAAACACTAAACTGACCTCCACCCACAGTCACAATACCTCGACCCTGGTAAGCACCCTTTGGGAGAGATAAAAGGCTTATAGCATTAACATAACTGTTGTGCTTTTTCTTCAACATATCTCTATCTGACTTCGATATTTCCAAACACTGACCCAAATTCTTGGTCGTAAGTAAATCCCACCTATCAACACTATCTGGTCTCCCCACAACATTCTCATCTAACCTACACCCCTTACCGTATTTCTTACTACTTCTGCCCACAGGAGAAAACTCTTTTATATGTTGAAACACCTTTTCAAAGTACTTGTGTAATTTCACCTGCCTTTCATACTTTAAATCGTCTGATAAAGGTCGCTGATCTTCATGAATAGCATATGCATCTGGTTTAGCTGGTTCTTGAGGTATTCCCGACTTATCACCAGTTAAATGACTTGGTATAAAATCCCAACTATCAGTTAGTATACCAGATTTGATGATGTGATTAGCGGTCAAAAACAGTATACAACACAATATAGTGAATATGACCAATCGCACTGTTTTTGACAGCCTTCTTGTCAAGACTAAAATCATTGTTATTGATGTACAGGTCTTGGTAAGTTTTTTAAGACCCTATCAGTTTAAAAAATTGTCCCGCCTTAAAGCTTATGAGTTAATGgttaattttaatatatatctGTACATAACGGACTCTGTGGAAAAATTTTTAAGTTTGTCTTTGGTGGTGTGGTTTCCTTTATTATGCATAAGCCTCTTCACTCCTTACGGTAAAATCCTATACATAATTAATAGTACTATTATTTTTACATCGGGTTACTAGGTATCGCGATCATACGGGCAAGATATTATGTCTGGCTGGCGTTACTAAGACCTTATCTAAAGTCGCTGTTAATTATTAAGCAAAAAAATTGTTAACGTACGGCAATCTTGTACGAATGAAATATTCTTTTATGAACCATCGACCTGTATGAATAAGAAAACTCTGACGTATAGTCAATCCTACGTATTACATCTAAGTCCGTTGAAAAGCTCCGTTCGAGAGGTCGGAGTGGAAGCTTGAAGAAGTAAAAAGATCTGTTCGCTAATAATTCATCTGAATTGAACTCGAAACTGTAGCATAATCGTCTCCGTACTCGTAACCCGTAATCCTTATGGTACATACTGTAAGGAGCGGCGTGAATGTCGGCCCTGACAATGGTTTGGCAGTCACTGGCGACGAGGCACGTTGTTCGGGGCGGGAACCATGACGGTTTACGGGTGAGTTTCGGCTGCATTTCAATTAGGCGAATTGTGCCGGGTTTTAAGGGCTCATATTGCACGTGCGGGGCACATGTCTCGGACGATTATGTATCCGTCGTTTTGTACGACATAATATCTCGTACGTATACGGTTGTGCGAGCAGCAGAGCGAGCAGCAGAGCGAGCAGCAACTTGGGTAGCAGCAGACGGTAGTTGAGGTACTAGCCAGTGGTCTGCTGTTGCGTGGATTAAGGAGCCAGCCAGCTTCACGGTGCGTGGGAAGCGATTCACAGATCAGACTTGTGCTCGGTATACTGCAATATGATTGGTCGGCTTCGGTACTATGacaaaaaaaaatatatttacGAAGTGTTAACTGTTAAACAGTTAGAAGAGGAGTGATTGTGTAGCTGCTATACGACATACTGGGAAAAAATGGGTTCCGCTTACACGATTTTTGGTAGATCTGTTCCTTCACACTATTTGGCCATTGGTACCATCTCAGCAACTGCTTTGTTGGCAGTTCCAAACCCATTCAAGAAGTCTGAGCCAAAGAAGGTTTGGAATGCTTCATCTGAAGAGGAGGACAAGTTCGTGAGTGAGTACTTGGCTAAGCATTTGAAGGAATAATGGGTGTTTAACTATGTAAGTTTATGCATTGATCTTTTTATACCCTTTTTAAGTACTTTAACGATGTTATACCAGatagaaaaaaaattaGATGATATAATATACATTTTGACTTATATATTGCTTGCCTCAGTCTTTGAAAATGGCCTCGTTAGATAGTGGATCCACAGCCAAGACGTTTTCCCGTTTTCTGATCTTTCTAGCGACGGCTGCGTCAGCTCTGGCCTTAGCTTCCTTAGCGGCCTGTTGTTTCAATTGAGACCTCACCAAGTTTGGAGAAACATATTGCTTGTTTTCGTATATCTTTGGTCCGCCTAGAGAACCCTCCAAGATCAAGATTGGAGTCATAACTAGACGTGGCCCAATTTCAACCAAAGAAAGGTCTTCCTCGTCGGTCTTATCTTCGTACTCGTCGTTGTTTCTTGCTGAATGGGAAATCTCGTAGTTTCTTATCCAAATTTTGTCGTCAACTATGCTGAACGACATAACGTGGTCAATAAAAGGTTTAGACTTTCTAGCCTGTGGAGGAACGCCGAAACTATGGATGAACATTTCCTTAATGAGTTTATAGTGCGTAGAAGACTCAAACCTGGAATCAAACGATAACACAGGTCTAGAACCACTTAGACAGTTACCGGTAAAATCCAATTCATCCATAGTGTGTATGTTCTGAAGATAAAACTTTACTGTTGGTCCATTAGGTGGTTTCGACATCCATAGGTATAGGTCCATATGCTTTCTAGCCTCAAAAAACATAACATTGTTACAATTGTATAGTTCTGCAATCTCGTTCAACTGGCCTAAATCCTTTTTCGTATCTAATTTAGGTTCCTTTCTAGCATGAGGCATTAGCTTGAATAAATCCTGAATTAGATGTCTATGTCTATAAGTAACACCTCTGGAGGTGATTAACAACGTACGTTGCTTGTTAATGAACGCATTTTTCTCATTTTTGTCTGcattcttcttcttggaGTCCTTGGCTCCTGATAGGGCCTTATAGATACTCGACATCCCGCACTTCTTTTCAAATATAACAGGTTGTAATGAGTGTAGCCAAGGACCTCATCTCATCgcattaaaaattttcacGCTTTGAAcccaaaaaaaaaaagaaattaaAGAAATAGAAAATACACAACAGAGATCCGTTAAAACAGAATAACATAACATAAGTTTATACCAAGATTAATATCTCATCGTCAATAAGACTGGTCTATATTTCCGCGTGGGCTATCGCTACTTTTATCAAGTTGGTTCTGTTGTCTTTGAGGGTTTACAACTATTCGCCTTTTAACAATTAAAATTGAAAACTAAATTGTGCAGCTCCCCTTGGTCCTTATAATGCAATATACTGCAAGAATTGAATCTATTTAAGGTTAACAAGGTTTAATATTGTTTATTACTATTTTAAAAGAATGAATAaacattgtgaagagaTTTTTCTCTTAATTGAGGCTGAACGTTTTAAGCAAGCGCGTACTAATGTTGGAAAGCTATTATCTCAGCTACCATCGTCTACATACTTGAAAATTTTGGACCAGTATGTGAAGTTCAGGCAATCTCCTGGGAAGTATAGTTATGAGAATAATTTGGCACCGTTGCTGGAAATGACTGCGACTAAGGCTAATGATGCTAGTTCTTTGGAATTACTGCATAACTTTTTAGTTGAATTGAAAAGCCCAGTCTCACCTCTAATTCCATATGAGCGTGCTATAACTAAATATCCTAGTTCAGATTTATGCTATTTGTGGTTTGAACGGTCATTGGCGGATTTAGATTTTGAGTATATGAATAGGTCTTCGTTCCAACTTCCACGTTATGTTTCGGACTCCAGAGGTGTTAAAATCTGGAATGCTGTTGTTGCTTTGTCTTGGTTTAAAACAGATCCTGATGCATTCAAAAATAAAGACAGGCATTTATATTTGCAACTTTCTTATCAGCTTTTGAGCAATCTGAAGCCTCCTATAAATGAACAGGAAGTAGTTATATTCTCTCAGCTGTGCGAACTCTTAGGAGAACAACATTCTGCTGAAATTGTGGAAGAGATTTTTAAGTTTATGGATAAAGACAGGGGATCTTTAGATCTCTATGTAAAGGATTTACTTGTCAGAAATCTGAAATTGCTTGGAAAATACGATCAATTGTTCGATACATGTGTACGACTGTTGAAGCAATTTGATGATATTTTGCTACTAAAACATCTTATTTATGCCGGTTTCAAATTGAACAAACCTATGAATGAGATTTCTGGTTTATTTACTAATACGAGAAATGGGTCTCTTGCTTACCTGGAACTTTCAGTGGTTTACGAGGGTAAAGTTTCTGATTCTGCGTTAAGACACTACCTAAGCAGATTTCATGATAAACCCTGTTGTCCTGTTGATATATCACATTACATGAAATACATAAATCAAGATATGCTTACTTCCATATTTGCTGAAAATAAGTCCGGACTTCAGCATGATGCAAACTTGGTTAAAATTTTGGGACCAACTTATGCAAACCAATGTATGGAACTATTCATAAAATATCAATCTACTTTGAGGGCCAAACCAGACACTGACTATTCGAGCTGCTCATTTCTTGTACTACAGGTTGTAAATGATTTGCTTGATCCAAAACTTATGACTTTATCCAAGGTTCTGACTGCTGTTTCTATATTAGAATCATATCAATCTGAAGACCCCTTTAATTATGATACCAGAATATGGCTGATAGTCCTCTACCAGTACTTAGGCATTGCTCCTTTAGCACACAAACACTATATGGCGCTGaacattaaaaatattCAAGTTGATGTAGTAGACCACATTATTTACACCAGGTACTCTACGTTATATCCTAACAAGAACCATGATTATCTGAGAAAGAAACTTTCTGGTAGTGAATCTGCAGTTTATCAGTCATTACACGGTATCCCAGATATGATTAAAGTTGCTTTCGTTAAAGGTTCCTTCACGAAAATACCGGGAATGATTTCGTTATATGACCAGCTGCGGCGCTCTTTAATGAGGTGGATGAATATTGCTGAATCTCATAAAGTTTTGCGTTTATTTAATGACAAAAaaagttctcatttgaaaACTTTACATAAAGAACTGCTGAAGCTTGGCGACGGTAAATTCGGCGATTGGGCTGATAATCGAGATTTTAGTCTCGTAACAAACTTTGTGGGTAATGTTGAGAGCAAGAATGATGTTATTACCGAATACATGAATATTAATAACGACTATGTTACTTCCCAAATATGCCAAACGCTAATGTTAGAGTGTATTACTGTTGGTGGTCGTAACACTTTAGTTGACAGGATCTTATCAAAAACAACCCTGAACATGGAAACGCATACAGTATATGAAAAATGGGCGTACGATATTATTTGTGAAATCTATTCCCATATGGAAGAAGTTAGAGTAAAAGAGATTACTGATATGCTTGATGGAATGCCATCGTTTTCAAATGAACGTAATTGGAAACTTGTTCATGGGTATCTGACACATTTAATGACATTGAAGACTTTGGACTCATTAAAGAAAGTCAAGGATCAATCCTTGAAAAGCTTGATAAAGAAAAAGTTGCAATATCTACGATCACAATCGAAGAGCTATTTTGAAGCTTATATATCTGACCTAAAAGAAGCTGAAGTTGATCAGGAGCTACTATCTAAGTTTTCTTACAAAACTGTCGTGCCACATATTATCGATACCGTAACAGATATTGCAAAAATAGTTAGCAATCTTTAAGCATAAATATTACAATTACATCTATTAAAAACATTACTCTATTACAGAGATATCTAGTATCCGATTCACTGTCCTTGTGCACTCTTCATCGACAAGTACATCGTAATTAGTTTATAAACTAGAATCATCTCTTGCAGACCAGTGTTCACAATTGACCTAAAACACGAGTCATGCATTGAGGAAAATATGACCCCAAGAAAGCAAGTTCTCATTGGCTCTCTCAAAGCAAAAACTCCGCGGAAAGAGTATTCAAGCATTCTGTTTGTGACATTGCCTGGTGGACCGTCCGTTGGTGATTCTAACATAAAACTTGGGCGATGATAGAAGCTGTTAAAATCCTCAATGAAAGTGCTATTCATACTATGCAAAAACTTATCATACATCTCTGGGTACACATCGTCAAATCCCGTGCGGTATTCCCCAAAGAGTTTTTGAGCTGCTATAGTAATATCCACATAGAACCAAATACCTGTCATTATTCTGTTCATGTAATACCGCCGATATTTTCGATCACTGGCCATTCGCACAGCAGATTGTCTTACCTGATATAACGCCTGGCGAAACATTAAAGGTGATTGGACGAACCAATCGTTTAACCAGTCTCTAAATACTTCAACGTTAACGTTTCCAGGTTGATTAAACGTTTGTCTTAGTGCTTTGATAGCCTCCACATAGGCATTAGCAACGTCAATAAATGGACGTTCTAGGAGTTTCATATCAGCTTCATTCATTTCAGAGGCAGAGAACTCTTCCCCACACATCTCCCGAGCAATCATGTCAGCTATTGTCGCTTCTTCAGCTGCGGCAATGATTGAAAATGACATTGCTTCCTCCCAGCTATAGGGATAATTCTCTGGTACTCGTGTGTTGCGCTTAAACTTCTGAGGCATTCTTGAGCCCATAGATAGCAACTTCTTCATGTCTGCTGGAGTCGTTGTAAGCTCAAGCGCTTTCAATCTTACAAATGTCTTCGTAAAATTGTCCCCCTCACAATAGAAGGTCCTAAGCGCTAACTCTTGGGCAGATTCTAGTATTGGATTAAGTAGCTGATTATGAAGCTCCTGTTCTGACCTCCCAGTTGTGAATTTTTCTAATAAAGACCTGTCTATGCCTCTTGCATCAATTGGAAGGGTACTTATTATCACCATAAGGAGAACTTTCAAAATTATATTCAACTCATTTCCAAATATCATTTTTTATGGCTTTTTGATCtattaataaatttaatTGACTGATATATTGTCACTCTCCTTTACCACTTCTTACACCTCTTCACTGCTCAAATATCACAATATGTGTTATTCAGCTTTGTACCTTAGTGGCAGTCATGAAGCCAAAAACATCCAGCGGAAACCAAATATTTTAGACCTATAATATCCAGTTAATACTAAGTCTTTAGATATTTCTTCTAATAATCTATGTGGAAACCAATTCGATTTTAGTTGGTCTGACGCTGGCATAATATTCGAGTTTCGTTATGTTTTTTATTATGATAAAGTAATTTTGAGTTTAGTTTCaaattattttttaaaGATTAGGAAAGAGTGATAAAATCCATCAACATCTTGAAATTCTGTAGATTCCAATTCAATGTTGCTAATGGAAGCTAATGTCACTTGTATGTAGGAAGTATCCTAGTACTTACATTTATGTTAGTACGAGTAAGTTACGTAATAAATGATATGTAGACGGTGACAGAGAATACAAAAAAGGAAAATATTCCGTATTTAATAGGAAATAACCGCTAAATGTAATGAATGATAGAACTATATAAGCACTATTTGAAAATAAGCTCATGCAtttgttttaattagaTAGTGAAAATGCTTATTCATGCATAAGCAACTGCTACTGAGATAAACAAGCTATTAATCTTATTTTTGTTGTGTCTTCCTGACTACCGTCCAGAACTCTGACTACTTAACTAAATAAGTAGGGATGCTATAGTTTAGGTCAATGACTGTGTTATGGGACCTAATCCTTCCACATTTATAATAAAATTAGAATTTAAAATCTGTCGTAACGGGCTTCTAGTCTGTATGGGCGAATGAACTAATAAAAAACTATCTTTCGGCTTAATTTGGCCCAACGGGGGTTTTACTTAATTTTATGGTTCATCTTGTACGCGGCTACTAAGTTGTTCAGTCTCGTCACAATTTCGATGCATTCATCTGTGGAGATAGCTTCAAAGTAGTACCGCTTTTCTCCATTTGCCTTCATTACAAATATCTTAAAATATTCTGACACACGTGTAGACCTCTTGACAAGAGAAACTTGACTAATGTGAAAGGATTTGGTTTTCCCGACTTCCTGATTCCAATGATAACCATCATCTGGTGGGAtgatatatatatagtCGCCGTCAATGGCTAGTGTTCTTTCATGTTTATTGATAAATGACACCTGCTGCCTCCTCCAAACCTTGTATTTGTAATATGCGCCAGCTAGTAAGTCTTTGTAATATGTACCAGCTATCAAGTCTTTATAGTTGCTGCCTGCTCCTAGTGCATTAGATGATGACGTATTATAGTTTATTGAGGTCTTAGAATTGTTTTTGGTCCTAAAAAACCCTGTACCGCCGATACTATGGGCCATACCAATACCTGAGTGTTGTCTGTTAATTCCAAGCTTAAAGGTGTGGTGTTTTTTAACATTACTTGGTTTCGTCCCAATATTCTTCTGAGGTGATATATCCTCATTTGGGCTTGGATCATCGCCAACTCGAATATATTGATCTCCAACATCCAAAGTCAATGGGGTGATTAAATCACTGCTTTCATTTGTCGGCATAATATTTCCATACGGCATTGGGTTCTCAAAATGATTTAATTTGGCGtctttcttctttattACCTCCAATAAGAGCTGTCCACCTAAGCTCGTTACTGTTTCATTAAGATCTAATAGCATATTCCTTCCCGCATGCTTTAGTGTGTAGTCATTAGGGTTCAGTGTATTCCTCTGGCAATATTGAATCAAAATATCGTTCATTTTAGCTTCCAAAGAGACTTTTATATTAGCGTAATTCTGTTTATGGCTAATGTTTGGATACATGTAAACCTTAACATTAACTAACTTATCAGAGGTGGGGATTGTAGCACTAGTTAACATGGGAAGTTTATCATTAGATTTCTTACTCAATCCTGAATTAGTCACAGATTCAAGGTTATTTACTAACCCCGTAGGTAATGGAGTAACTTCCTCATTGATCATAAACTGACGTTCATTTTCCACATGGCAAATAACCATCTCATTATCGGATAATGTGCCAATCATTCGGGTCCTTTCAAGAACACCAAAATTATCTTCAAATGGCTCACCATCTTCGTCAACAAGTTTCAGAGTAAAATAGTTAGGGTTTTTTAGCTCTTCCATGTCAAGGCCGTCATTTAAAATATCCTCTCGTTTCAATAGTATGGAATAACTGTACAGTGCGTAACCCAACACCTCAAAAGCAGTGGCAGATTTCTTAATAGTAATTGTGAACGGTTTCTTCCTGTATGTTTTAGACAACTGGATATATATTTCTAATTGAACAACTGCTGATCCCGCTAAGTTCGAACCGGAAATAATAGAAAAGTATTCCAATGGATTAGTGTTCTCAGTAAAGCCAGATGATTTGAGCATCGAAGATAGCTGAGATTCTTGTGCCCTGATTGTTTGCACAGGTGATTTGTTAATGGTGAGTGTCCCTGGTGAGCCTGAATAGCCCATGTATAGTGATTGGTGTCTTATCTGCTTGTGTAGATAATACTTACCAGTCCTGGATTTTAGGGATTCCGCAGCAGAATATGCAGTTGTTAAGTCTCTTTCTTTGTTTGCTTTTATCGCATTGGTTGAGCCGCTTGACCACCTTCTAGCAGAAGGCGTTGATGAATCTTTTGGTTCCTGAGTCAAAGACGCGTCTGAGATTGTTAGCCTTTCCTGCTGATGGTAGCTATTTGGGGTGATTTTCTTGGAGTCACCCATAGTATTGAACATTGAAGATGTCTCCCCTTTCTGGATCATAAGGCCAAAACCATGGCTGCTCGGAATTGAATTATTCAAGTATACGTTACTATTGCCAGTTGGTACACCCCCAAATACATCAGACTCCCGGTTTGGAAACGGGCTATCGTTAGAATCCGAGTATAGAAGTGAGGACCCATAAGAAGATTCCTCGTCCCATATTGAGTCTTCAACACTTTCGTCAACATGACTTAGAATTTGACTCGATCTATTATTTCTCGAATCATGACTCAGCTTCTGAGATAAGTCATCAGTCAAATCCGCATTCACATCTCCCGTAAGTACCAGCGGGTCTAAATCATTCCCGTTTATGAAAGAATCTATCATTAGCTCGTCATCATTATCACTTAGCCGTGTGCCATGCTTACTGGATACAACTGAAACATTATCGCCCCGTTGAGAACTATGAGTACGACCTTCACTGATATGAAGCAGGTTTTGGGGGTTCAGCGAAAGACTATCTAGAATTGTTCCTTTCTTTAACAGCTTCGCCTTGGTGTCGTCCGTATTACCGGACAAGATCGGTTTCACAATGCCCTGATGCTCACTCTCATTCCCATGAAAAAAACGCCTATTTGCCTCCGTATCCAACTCGTCATTATCCTCCTCGTCATCATCTTCGTCTATCACATCCTCAAAGCCAAATTCATTATTATCATACAGGCCAAATCGTTTATGGTGCGCAGATTTAACTACCCCGTGGCCGACCACTAATTGCCTCTCCCGCGTTTTGTTGGAATCCCTACCATTTTGTAACCTAAATATACTACGTAAACGCCTTAAACTTTTCGAGTCCCTCTTCTTTTCGGTCCGTGGCTCTCCTTGTTTACCTTCACTCACCATAGATGACATCGAAATATCCTCGATACTCTTACCGATTTTTGAACCAACAGGCCCAGGACTCTTAAAGCTATTCTTAATCACCAAACCCTTACTACCAGAACCACTTTCTCGTCCATTAAAAGAACCTGTCCTTCGCGACTGCGAATCTTGACTGGTTTCTGATGGTTTCTGTACCCGCGGGGTCAATGCGCTCAAGTAACTTTCTAATATAGGTGGAGATTCTAATTGAACCAACAAATCATTACAATCATCATCTTGATATATCTTTCTCAAAGTATCATTAGTAGCAACATCGCCATATGGTTTAATCATTCGCTTCAATTGGTCATCTTCAGGACAACTTTTAAGGAAACCAGCCCGTAACTTGTTTATCCTGAGAGCTGACGTTGCATCCATACTCCAAAGTGTTGACTATCAGATATAACAATAAGCACTTCGGTAATCCTTACATTAAACGTTCTTCATGTAAATTTGTCTACTAATGCTGTTTATTCAAAGCTTTAAACTTAACGAttatataaaaaaaaagCATGACcaaaaaataaataatacATCACTTTTAAGTTATAATCTTGATGTACCACCAACGGCCGCAAATTATAGAAATTTTATCTATAAAGGCCTAAAATGACACTTTCTTGTAACTGGAAGAAACTGGAATCAGTTTTAGATGGTAATGCTGGAAACTTGGATACCAAAAGACGTAAGAAAGGTATTGGATGTAAGATAGACACTAAATCAAGCTCATCGCCATCTTTAAAGGTCCATAAAAGTGTCAAAACCTCCCGTATAATGAAGATGGTTGAATCTATGAATAAGGAGATTGAATCAGCTAAAACAAAGAACAATAAGGAGATTGCACTAAACGAAAATACGAGTAATAGtaagaagaagaagaagaagaagaagaaaccGACAAGCAACAACCGTAAACCCAAAATAGGAAAGTATATTGCTTTAGATTGTGAATTTGTGGGGGTCGGGTATAGAGGGAAAGTTTCTGCGCTTGCTAGAGTTACTGCGGTTAACTACTGTGGAGAACAACTATTAAATCTATATGTGAAGCCAAAAGAGCAAGTTACAGACTGGAGGACATGGGTTAGTGGTATTAGGCCGGAAGATATGAAAAATGCGGTTAATTTTGACGTTGCTAGGAAGGCTGTTGCTGATTTGATTGAGGGGCGAATTTTAATAGGACATTCTATATCTAAAGATTTGAAGGTCTTGCGTCTTTCGCATCCTCGTAATTTAACAAGAGATACCGCTATGTGTGGTTTTTTAAAGGAGAAATACGGCTATATTGGCACACCAAGTTTGAAGAAACTTGCTACTGATGTTTTAGGAATTGAAATTCAAAAGGCTGAGCATTCTTCTTTGGAAGATGCAAAGGCAACTTTGGAAATATATAAGGCACACAAGGCAGATTATGATTCGACACTATATTCTAGGAATAATCGTAACGACTGATGTAAGTATCTTTTACATGAATGTTTTATTGTAACTGTCATTAATATTCTTTTATGCACAATACTAGTACAATATATACGTTCAGGTTATCTGCTAGTCAAAGAAAACTACTGTTTGTAACATATTAACAGCAACAACTACTGTTCTGACTCAATAATTTTGCTGACTATTGTAAGCACTTGTTTTCTCCTTTCATAAAACACTTCCCTCTGGTACTTGTTGAGAGTTATAAGATCGTTTGAAGTCAAATCTGATTCAATGTCTGATATGCCAATTAAATCCCTGGATGCTAAATATGCTTCCATTTGCGCCGAAATTTCATTGAAGCTGATAAACTCTCGCTGTATCACCAGCAGCCTTATGACGACAAAGGATATGTTTACAACGTTGTTTGCAACATCAAACGTGTTTATACGTTTCAATTCTTCTTTCATGACACCCAATACCTTGAAAACCACAGGAGATCGATTAGTTGCCAAATGCTTTAATAGTAATAAAAACCGTGCCTTGCTTGGCTCATCTGAACTACGAGAAGCAAAGTATACTGCTGTTTGGTATAAGGTGATTTCAGCACTACATTCGCCACTTTCTAACCAGGTTAATAAAACCTGTGGAATCTTTGTAGCATCATCGTCCAACAATACAACGGTGGAGTCGATACCAACTTCattcttcaacttttcaaaGTGATCAGGACGCTGGACGATATACAGgaataataaaaatacCAAGTACTCGTTGCTGCCCGATTCTTGAAATTCAGCGTAGGTCAACTTGAAAAACTTGGTTAAAGCATCGATTGCAATTCCTCTCACGAATGGCACCAAAAGACCTTTAGAAATAAACGTTATCAGAACATGCGCGAAATTTCTGTCGTAAAGTGTAACTTGAGCAATGACTCTAACTCATCTAGTACAGGTTTAAAGAATTCTCTTCTTGAGTATAGATATGCGAAAATGGATTTCGGCCGATTATCTTCTGTATTTCCCAATTTTAACCTCTGACAGCTATTAACCATGAGTAATAAACCACCTTGGTAAATCATAGTATTGGGGGATCGCATATATGTAGTCGATAACCAAAATAACTGCGGTAGTAATTCAGAACTGGGCTTTAAGCCATCAACTATCCTGCTGTATGCAAAAACGTGAGAAATCGCATAGAAGAGCAGTTCTTCTGTTATACATGGTACTGCCATTACCTTCATTGTTTGCGTTAATAACTTACGGCAAATTTGGTCATCAATACCGCTTCTTGCAACAATACCCATAATCATCATTGCCCTGGATGATAAAAATGACTCTACATTCGTTACCACTCCAATAATATAGATAATGTATTTCGTCTTCCAATATAGCGAATCATTAACAGAAGCATTATCcattaataaaataatgTTATCAATAAAGCACTCCAGGGTAG
This window contains:
- a CDS encoding HHR084Cp (Syntenic homolog of Ashbya gossypii AER018W-A; Syntenic homolog of Ashbya gossypii NOHBY539 and Eremothecium cymbalariae Ecym_5315; No homolog in Saccharomyces cerevisiae), with translation MIFGNELNIILKVLLMVIISTLPIDARGIDRSLLEKFTTGRSEQELHNQLLNPILESAQELALRTFYCEGDNFTKTFVRLKALELTTTPADMKKLLSMGSRMPQKFKRNTRVPENYPYSWEEAMSFSIIAAAEEATIADMIAREMCGEEFSASEMNEADMKLLERPFIDVANAYVEAIKALRQTFNQPGNVNVEVFRDWLNDWFVQSPLMFRQALYQVRQSAVRMASDRKYRRYYMNRIMTGIWFYVDITIAAQKLFGEYRTGFDDVYPEMYDKFLHSMNSTFIEDFNSFYHRPSFMLESPTDGPPGNVTNRMLEYSFRGVFALREPMRTCFLGVIFSSMHDSCFRSIVNTGLQEMILVYKLITMYLSMKSAQGQ
- the MDM20 gene encoding Mdm20p (Syntenic homolog of Ashbya gossypii AER019C; Syntenic homolog of Saccharomyces cerevisiae YOL076W (MDM20)), whose protein sequence is MNKHCEEIFLLIEAERFKQARTNVGKLLSQLPSSTYLKILDQYVKFRQSPGKYSYENNLAPLLEMTATKANDASSLELLHNFLVELKSPVSPLIPYERAITKYPSSDLCYLWFERSLADLDFEYMNRSSFQLPRYVSDSRGVKIWNAVVALSWFKTDPDAFKNKDRHLYLQLSYQLLSNLKPPINEQEVVIFSQLCELLGEQHSAEIVEEIFKFMDKDRGSLDLYVKDLLVRNLKLLGKYDQLFDTCVRLLKQFDDILLLKHLIYAGFKLNKPMNEISGLFTNTRNGSLAYLELSVVYEGKVSDSALRHYLSRFHDKPCCPVDISHYMKYINQDMLTSIFAENKSGLQHDANLVKILGPTYANQCMELFIKYQSTLRAKPDTDYSSCSFLVLQVVNDLLDPKLMTLSKVLTAVSILESYQSEDPFNYDTRIWLIVLYQYLGIAPLAHKHYMALNIKNIQVDVVDHIIYTRYSTLYPNKNHDYLRKKLSGSESAVYQSLHGIPDMIKVAFVKGSFTKIPGMISLYDQLRRSLMRWMNIAESHKVLRLFNDKKSSHLKTLHKELLKLGDGKFGDWADNRDFSLVTNFVGNVESKNDVITEYMNINNDYVTSQICQTLMLECITVGGRNTLVDRILSKTTLNMETHTVYEKWAYDIICEIYSHMEEVRVKEITDMLDGMPSFSNERNWKLVHGYLTHLMTLKTLDSLKKVKDQSLKSLIKKKLQYLRSQSKSYFEAYISDLKEAEVDQELLSKFSYKTVVPHIIDTVTDIAKIVSNL
- the ATP19 gene encoding F1F0 ATP synthase subunit k (Syntenic homolog of Ashbya gossypii AER021C; Syntenic homolog of Saccharomyces cerevisiae YOL077W-A (ATP19)), which gives rise to MGSAYTIFGRSVPSHYLAIGTISATALLAVPNPFKKSEPKKVWNASSEEEDKFVSEYLAKHLKE
- the BRX1 gene encoding ribosome biogenesis protein BRX1 (Syntenic homolog of Ashbya gossypii AER020W; Syntenic homolog of Saccharomyces cerevisiae YOL077C (BRX1)); the encoded protein is MSSIYKALSGAKDSKKKNADKNEKNAFINKQRTLLITSRGVTYRHRHLIQDLFKLMPHARKEPKLDTKKDLGQLNEIAELYNCNNVMFFEARKHMDLYLWMSKPPNGPTVKFYLQNIHTMDELDFTGNCLSGSRPVLSFDSRFESSTHYKLIKEMFIHSFGVPPQARKSKPFIDHVMSFSIVDDKIWIRNYEISHSARNNDEYEDKTDEEDLSLVEIGPRLVMTPILILEGSLGGPKIYENKQYVSPNLVRSQLKQQAAKEAKARADAAVARKIRKRENVLAVDPLSNEAIFKD